In the Leifsonia sp. 466MF genome, one interval contains:
- a CDS encoding substrate-binding domain-containing protein, translated as MTRREPLYAIQRRERILDELRARGAVSVSVLAGQLGVSELTVRRDINTLAQQGLVTRVHGGATLRSALDAGPRSSVAPMPAKYTIGMVVPSLDYYWPAVVNGARAQAAQRRASLLLRASTYDARDTRRQIEALLTAPGLHGLIVAPDTTGADAMEVLRWLDTLPVPVVLAERRVSNAAAGRLDSVSSDHAAGAALAVRHLHEAGHTRIGLLTESGTPTGRYVRLGWRSALESLGLPRDVARIDGIRFDVPGRERALDEALEVIRSTGTTAVVVLPDPQAIALEQHAIDRDVRVPHDLAIVAYDDEVARFGDPPLSAVRPPKEFVGREAVDLLIARLEGGPGRPAHRVKLGPELRVRESSLPASIVDVETD; from the coding sequence ATGACCCGCCGGGAGCCCCTGTACGCCATCCAGCGACGCGAGCGGATCCTGGACGAACTCCGCGCGCGGGGCGCCGTGAGCGTCAGCGTCCTCGCCGGTCAGCTCGGCGTCAGCGAGCTGACCGTGCGCCGCGACATCAACACGCTCGCGCAGCAGGGATTGGTGACCCGGGTGCACGGCGGTGCGACCCTGCGCAGCGCCCTGGACGCCGGACCGCGCTCGTCCGTCGCGCCGATGCCGGCGAAATACACGATCGGCATGGTGGTGCCCTCCCTCGACTACTACTGGCCGGCCGTCGTCAACGGCGCGCGTGCCCAGGCGGCGCAGCGGCGCGCCTCGCTGCTGCTGCGGGCATCCACTTACGATGCTCGGGACACCCGTCGGCAGATCGAGGCGCTGCTCACGGCACCGGGATTGCACGGACTCATCGTCGCCCCGGACACCACCGGTGCGGATGCGATGGAGGTCCTGAGGTGGCTCGACACCCTGCCGGTCCCCGTCGTGCTCGCGGAGCGCCGAGTGTCCAACGCGGCGGCCGGGCGGCTGGACAGCGTCTCCTCCGACCACGCGGCGGGTGCGGCCCTGGCGGTGCGGCACCTTCACGAGGCCGGCCACACGCGCATCGGCCTGCTCACCGAGAGCGGGACGCCGACCGGTCGCTACGTCCGCCTCGGCTGGCGGTCAGCGCTGGAGTCGCTCGGCCTGCCCCGCGATGTCGCGAGGATCGATGGCATCCGTTTCGATGTTCCGGGCCGGGAGCGGGCTTTGGACGAAGCGCTCGAGGTCATCCGCAGCACCGGCACAACCGCGGTCGTCGTCCTCCCCGATCCGCAGGCGATCGCCCTGGAGCAGCACGCGATCGACCGCGACGTGCGGGTGCCCCACGATCTCGCGATCGTCGCCTACGACGACGAGGTGGCCCGTTTCGGCGATCCGCCCCTCAGCGCCGTCCGGCCGCCTAAAGAGTTCGTCGGGCGCGAGGCCGTGGACCTCCTGATCGCACGGTTGGAAGGCGGCCCGGGGCGGCCGGCACACCGCGTGAAGCTCGGGCCGGAGTTGCGTGTGCGGGAGTCCTCCCTCCCCGCATCGATCGTCGACGTCGAGACGGACTGA